Proteins co-encoded in one Streptomyces sp. JH34 genomic window:
- a CDS encoding nucleotide disphospho-sugar-binding domain-containing protein: MKVLFAASGWPTHYMSMVPLAWALRAAGHEVRVAAQPSMHATILRSGMPAVPVGSDVDYVAVRKRTLSHERSDGAGHRDPAELRDAAERDEGGLFGAWNEATSAALDDTVAFARAWRPDLVVGDTMAPAALVAAHVLGVPGVRHLWGPDILGTSEGVKILDILPGYREQYERHGVSAPGDPAHRTVSPCPPSLQQPGLPERLSLRWVPYNGPGITPGWLGVPPPRPRVCVTWGTSTTDVLGHEDRTVPDVLEALAGLDVEVVVTVTAAERERLGPPAPGVRVLESMPLHLLMPGCDLLIHQGGFMTALTAAHHGVPQLLVPQLPNQVSDARVLEGARVARHLPAAESGVDSLRAAVEEVLGGEAYRVAAARLRAEILAQPSPGDVAANLAELARTGP; the protein is encoded by the coding sequence ATGAAGGTCCTCTTCGCGGCCTCGGGCTGGCCCACGCACTACATGTCGATGGTCCCGCTCGCCTGGGCGCTGCGTGCGGCGGGCCACGAGGTCCGGGTGGCGGCCCAGCCCTCCATGCACGCCACGATCCTGCGCTCGGGCATGCCGGCTGTGCCGGTGGGTTCCGACGTGGACTACGTCGCGGTACGCAAACGGACCCTCTCCCACGAGCGGTCGGACGGGGCCGGTCACCGCGACCCGGCGGAGCTGCGCGATGCGGCGGAGCGGGACGAGGGCGGTCTGTTCGGCGCCTGGAACGAGGCGACGTCGGCCGCTCTGGACGACACGGTCGCATTCGCCCGCGCGTGGCGGCCCGATCTCGTCGTCGGCGACACGATGGCGCCCGCGGCACTCGTCGCGGCCCATGTGCTGGGGGTGCCGGGGGTGCGGCACCTGTGGGGGCCGGACATCCTGGGCACGTCGGAGGGGGTGAAGATCCTCGACATCCTTCCGGGTTACCGGGAGCAGTACGAGCGGCACGGCGTCAGCGCGCCGGGGGACCCGGCCCACCGCACCGTCTCCCCCTGTCCGCCGAGTCTCCAGCAACCCGGTCTGCCCGAAAGGCTGTCCCTGCGGTGGGTGCCGTACAACGGCCCGGGGATCACGCCCGGCTGGCTCGGCGTCCCGCCGCCCAGGCCGCGGGTGTGCGTCACCTGGGGAACCTCCACGACGGACGTGCTCGGGCACGAGGACAGGACGGTGCCTGACGTGCTCGAAGCTCTCGCCGGTCTCGACGTCGAGGTCGTCGTCACGGTGACCGCGGCGGAACGCGAGCGGCTCGGGCCGCCGGCGCCCGGCGTGCGGGTGCTGGAGTCCATGCCGCTGCATCTCCTGATGCCGGGGTGCGACCTGCTGATCCACCAAGGAGGGTTCATGACGGCTCTGACGGCCGCCCACCACGGGGTGCCGCAGCTCCTCGTCCCGCAACTGCCCAACCAGGTCTCCGACGCGCGGGTACTGGAGGGGGCGCGGGTGGCGCGCCATCTGCCGGCCGCGGAGTCGGGCGTCGACTCCCTGCGTGCGGCGGTCGAGGAGGTCCTGGGCGGGGAGGCGTACCGGGTGGCGGCGGCCCGGCTGCGCGCCGAGATCCTCGCCCAGCCCAGCCCCGGGGACGTGGCCGCGAACCTCGCCGAGCTGGCCCGGACCGGGCCCTGA
- a CDS encoding NAD-dependent epimerase/dehydratase family protein, producing the protein MAGEKAKPLVVVLGAAGYLGSAVVAELARRPVRLRRVARPGRLREVPAGARGDAPPQSPPWEADLSRPGAVAQAVAGADVIVHLVAHIGEASAWRAAEHDPATARVNVGPAHDLVAALRARRGDGPPPVVLFAGSASQVGRAGVIDGSEPDEPVTVYARQKLAAERALLAASAEGVLRGVSLRLPTVYGAGPGPLGNGVVTAMARRALAGEPLPVWNDGSVERDLLHVTDAARAFTVCADADRAGTLAGRHWVVGTGRPVRVADLFAAVARSVAAHTGAPPVPVVSVEPPATATASDARGTVVDASAFRTATGWRPRQSMPEALDELVAALARRG; encoded by the coding sequence GTGGCCGGGGAGAAGGCGAAGCCGCTGGTCGTCGTCCTGGGCGCCGCCGGTTATCTGGGATCGGCCGTCGTGGCGGAGCTCGCCCGCCGGCCGGTGCGGCTGCGCCGGGTGGCCCGGCCCGGCCGGCTGCGCGAGGTCCCGGCGGGGGCCCGGGGGGACGCCCCGCCGCAGTCACCACCGTGGGAGGCCGACCTGTCCCGGCCCGGGGCCGTCGCCCAGGCCGTGGCGGGCGCCGACGTCATCGTTCACCTCGTCGCGCACATCGGCGAGGCGTCGGCCTGGCGGGCCGCCGAACACGACCCGGCCACCGCGCGGGTGAACGTGGGGCCGGCACACGACCTCGTGGCCGCGCTCCGGGCGCGGCGGGGCGACGGGCCGCCACCGGTGGTGCTCTTCGCCGGTTCGGCTTCACAGGTGGGGCGGGCGGGAGTGATCGACGGCAGCGAACCCGACGAGCCCGTGACGGTGTACGCGCGTCAGAAGCTCGCTGCGGAGCGGGCCCTCCTGGCCGCTTCGGCCGAGGGGGTGCTGCGCGGGGTGTCGCTGCGGCTGCCCACGGTGTACGGGGCGGGGCCCGGGCCGCTCGGCAACGGTGTGGTCACCGCGATGGCGCGGCGCGCGCTCGCGGGCGAGCCCCTCCCGGTGTGGAACGACGGGTCTGTGGAGCGGGACCTGTTGCATGTCACGGACGCGGCCCGCGCGTTCACGGTGTGCGCGGACGCGGACCGGGCCGGCACGCTGGCCGGACGCCACTGGGTGGTGGGCACCGGCCGGCCGGTGCGGGTGGCCGACCTGTTCGCCGCCGTCGCTCGGAGCGTCGCCGCCCACACCGGCGCGCCGCCCGTGCCGGTGGTGTCCGTGGAGCCGCCGGCCACGGCGACGGCCTCTGACGCCCGGGGCACGGTCGTCGACGCCTCGGCCTTCCGGACCGCCACGGGCTGGCGCCCCCGGCAGTCGATGCCGGAGGCGCTGGACGAGCTGGTGGCGGCCCTCGCGCGGCGCGGGTAG
- a CDS encoding class I SAM-dependent methyltransferase, producing the protein MSDTLDCRICGGTLHEFFDFGRQPLADAFVDPNHPAQEYFHRLAVAQCGSCTMVQLLEDVPREHMFRTDYPYLSSGSSAMQDHFRATAGHFLDHELRDPDSFVVEFGSNDGIMLDTVARAGRRHLGVEPCAGVAEAAAAKGIRVHDAFFEESTAAEIVATEGRANVIYAANTFSHISYVDSVFRGVDILLDQDGIFVFEDPYMGDIVERTSFDQIYDEHFYFFTVRSVQNMAAFYGFELVDVEHLPVHGGEIRYTLARPGSRTPSPEVARFLDREKILGLAERPTLESFATNIDLLRDGLRTLLVRCRDEGSSVVGYGATAKSATLTNYCGIGPDLVSFIADNTPAKQGTLSPGSHIPVRSPEAFADPYPDYALLFAWNHAEEIMRKEAEFKRRGGRWILYVPELHIV; encoded by the coding sequence ATGTCTGACACGCTCGACTGCCGGATCTGCGGCGGTACGCTGCACGAGTTCTTCGACTTCGGACGACAGCCACTGGCTGACGCGTTCGTCGACCCGAACCACCCCGCCCAGGAGTACTTCCACCGGCTCGCGGTCGCCCAGTGCGGCTCCTGCACGATGGTCCAGCTCCTGGAGGACGTACCGCGCGAACACATGTTCCGCACCGACTACCCCTACCTCTCCTCGGGGTCCTCGGCCATGCAGGACCACTTCCGTGCCACCGCCGGGCACTTCCTCGACCACGAACTGCGCGACCCGGACTCCTTCGTCGTCGAGTTCGGCAGCAACGACGGCATCATGCTCGACACCGTCGCCCGGGCCGGCCGCCGCCACCTCGGGGTCGAGCCCTGCGCGGGCGTCGCCGAGGCCGCCGCCGCCAAGGGCATCCGGGTCCACGACGCCTTCTTCGAGGAATCCACGGCGGCGGAGATCGTCGCCACCGAGGGCCGCGCGAACGTCATCTACGCCGCCAACACCTTCTCGCACATCTCCTACGTCGACTCCGTCTTCCGCGGGGTGGACATCCTGCTCGACCAGGACGGCATCTTCGTCTTCGAGGACCCCTACATGGGTGACATCGTCGAGCGGACGTCATTCGACCAGATCTACGACGAGCACTTCTACTTCTTCACGGTGCGGTCGGTGCAGAACATGGCGGCCTTCTACGGATTCGAGCTCGTCGACGTGGAGCACCTGCCCGTGCACGGCGGCGAGATCCGCTACACGCTCGCCCGGCCGGGCTCACGGACACCCTCTCCCGAGGTCGCCCGCTTCCTGGACCGGGAGAAGATCCTCGGACTCGCCGAACGGCCCACGCTGGAGAGCTTCGCCACCAACATAGACCTGCTGCGCGACGGGCTGCGCACACTGCTGGTGCGCTGCCGTGACGAGGGCAGCAGCGTGGTCGGCTACGGGGCGACCGCCAAGAGCGCCACGCTCACCAACTACTGCGGTATCGGCCCCGACCTGGTGTCCTTCATCGCGGACAACACCCCGGCCAAGCAGGGCACACTCAGTCCCGGATCGCACATCCCGGTGCGCTCGCCCGAGGCGTTCGCCGATCCCTACCCCGACTACGCGCTGCTGTTCGCCTGGAACCACGCGGAGGAGATCATGCGGAAGGAAGCCGAGTTCAAGCGCCGTGGCGGCCGGTGGATCCTCTACGTACCCGAACTCCACATCGTCTGA
- a CDS encoding excinuclease ABC subunit UvrA, with protein sequence MSHQTEGTPGGEFIEVVGANTHNLRNVSVTIPKNRIVAFTGVSGSGKTSLAIDTIHAEAQLRYLNGISPFFRQFISPKDRPQVDRIAGLGVTLAVDQRRLNRSPRSTLGSITGLNDFLGLLFARMPALGPEAVEFPELRGLTSAYFDRYSMEGRCKRCSGLGYVVTPAEDRIITRPDLPLRAGAGEWFDRANSGEYLALPALAERHGADLDRPWRELPEAFRHAALHGTGDEAISYKIVSKQKKSGTESVIERSIPLKGAVFEVSRLYEAAGSDSSKENYARFMRRQDCEDCAGSGFGDVPRTLKVAGLTYPEIVQMPIEDLRDWVATIDATLTPMQREVAVNLLPDLGRRVRLMVELGLGHLRVTRSAPSMSGGELQRARVTAQLNMDLTGIIFVLDEPSAGLHPADKHPLREILHALRDAGNTVLLVEHDPELIALADWVVDLGPGAGREGGTLVASVPTAELSDNPRSLTGAYLAGRGPRVRRERRYDAGTSPRLGLVGIDVHNVRLDRVDIPLNSLTCITGVSGSGKSSLLHEALGASLAATLRGERPEAVTSVEGAAAVGWVTVVNQDPIGRTPRSNPATYTKAFDLIRKLYAATPQAASLGYGAGSFSFNSPGGRCETCQGYGRRQVDMHFMPDMWVECDVCEGRRFTPELLAVTYHGKSVDEVLAMTVDEAAEFFAGPAPLAATLRATQQAGLGYLQLGQSGTELSGGEAQRLKLANAILMGSGSRGRGLVILDEPVTGLHPSDVQRMVDAFDTLLAAGNSVVIAEHDLHVAACADWIIDMGPGAGGRGGKVVGEGPPAAVATGPGVTARYLRPLMAD encoded by the coding sequence GTGAGTCACCAGACCGAGGGCACACCGGGCGGCGAGTTCATCGAGGTCGTCGGAGCGAACACTCACAATCTGCGGAACGTCAGCGTCACCATTCCGAAGAACAGGATCGTCGCCTTCACCGGTGTCAGCGGCAGCGGGAAGACGTCCCTCGCCATCGACACGATCCACGCGGAGGCCCAACTGCGGTACCTCAACGGCATCTCGCCGTTCTTCCGGCAGTTCATCTCGCCCAAGGACCGTCCCCAGGTGGACCGGATCGCCGGGCTCGGAGTGACTCTCGCCGTGGACCAGCGGAGGCTGAACCGCAGTCCCCGCTCGACCCTCGGCAGCATCACCGGCCTGAACGACTTCCTCGGACTGCTGTTCGCGCGCATGCCCGCACTGGGCCCGGAAGCCGTGGAGTTCCCCGAGCTGCGCGGGCTCACCAGCGCCTACTTCGACCGCTACAGCATGGAGGGCCGCTGCAAGCGGTGCAGCGGCCTGGGCTACGTCGTCACCCCGGCCGAGGACCGGATCATCACCCGGCCCGATCTCCCGCTGAGGGCCGGGGCGGGGGAGTGGTTCGACCGGGCCAACTCCGGTGAGTACCTGGCGCTGCCCGCACTCGCCGAGCGGCACGGTGCCGACCTCGACCGGCCCTGGCGCGAGCTGCCCGAGGCGTTCCGCCACGCCGCGCTCCACGGCACGGGGGACGAGGCGATCTCCTACAAGATCGTCAGCAAGCAGAAGAAGTCCGGCACCGAGTCCGTCATCGAACGCAGCATCCCCCTCAAGGGCGCTGTCTTCGAGGTCTCACGACTGTACGAGGCCGCGGGTTCCGACAGCAGCAAGGAGAACTACGCGCGGTTCATGCGCCGCCAGGACTGCGAGGACTGCGCGGGCAGCGGCTTCGGCGACGTCCCGCGCACCCTCAAGGTCGCCGGGCTGACCTACCCCGAGATCGTGCAGATGCCCATCGAGGATCTGCGGGACTGGGTCGCGACCATCGACGCCACACTCACCCCCATGCAGCGCGAGGTCGCGGTCAACCTGCTGCCCGACCTCGGCCGGCGGGTGCGCCTGATGGTCGAACTGGGACTGGGGCACCTGCGGGTGACCCGCAGCGCCCCGTCCATGTCCGGCGGTGAACTGCAACGAGCCCGCGTCACGGCCCAGCTGAACATGGACCTGACCGGCATCATCTTCGTCCTGGACGAGCCGAGCGCCGGACTGCACCCCGCCGACAAGCATCCGCTGCGCGAGATCCTGCACGCGCTGCGGGACGCGGGCAACACGGTCCTGCTCGTCGAGCACGACCCCGAACTCATCGCACTGGCCGACTGGGTGGTGGACCTGGGGCCCGGCGCCGGACGCGAGGGCGGCACCCTCGTCGCGTCCGTGCCCACGGCGGAGCTCAGCGACAACCCGCGCTCGCTCACCGGCGCCTACCTCGCCGGGCGCGGCCCCCGGGTCCGGCGGGAGCGGCGGTACGACGCCGGAACCTCGCCCCGGCTCGGCCTGGTCGGGATCGACGTGCACAACGTCCGGCTGGACCGGGTGGACATCCCCCTCAACTCGCTGACCTGTATCACCGGGGTGAGCGGCAGCGGCAAGAGCAGCCTCCTGCACGAGGCCCTCGGTGCGAGCCTGGCCGCCACGCTGCGCGGTGAACGCCCCGAAGCCGTCACGTCGGTCGAGGGCGCGGCGGCGGTGGGCTGGGTGACCGTGGTGAACCAGGACCCGATCGGCCGTACCCCACGCTCCAACCCCGCCACCTACACCAAGGCCTTCGACCTGATCCGCAAGCTCTACGCGGCCACCCCCCAGGCCGCAAGCCTGGGCTACGGCGCCGGATCGTTCTCCTTCAACTCGCCCGGCGGTCGCTGCGAGACCTGTCAGGGCTACGGAAGGCGCCAGGTCGACATGCACTTCATGCCCGACATGTGGGTCGAGTGCGACGTCTGCGAGGGCCGCCGGTTCACCCCCGAACTGCTCGCCGTCACCTATCACGGCAAGTCGGTCGACGAGGTGCTGGCCATGACGGTGGACGAGGCCGCCGAGTTCTTCGCCGGCCCCGCACCGCTCGCCGCCACCCTCCGCGCCACCCAGCAGGCGGGACTGGGTTACCTGCAACTCGGTCAGAGCGGAACCGAGTTGTCGGGCGGTGAGGCGCAGCGCCTCAAGCTCGCCAACGCCATACTCATGGGCAGCGGCAGCCGGGGACGGGGCCTGGTGATCCTCGACGAACCGGTCACCGGGCTCCACCCGTCCGACGTGCAGCGCATGGTCGACGCCTTCGACACCCTCCTCGCGGCCGGCAACTCCGTAGTCATCGCCGAGCACGATCTGCACGTTGCCGCCTGCGCCGACTGGATCATCGACATGGGTCCGGGCGCCGGTGGCCGGGGAGGCAAGGTCGTCGGCGAGGGCCCCCCGGCAGCCGTCGCGACCGGCCCGGGCGTCACGGCACGGTACCTGCGGCCTCTCATGGCCGACTGA
- a CDS encoding PadR family transcriptional regulator: protein MALGTLQNVGPLHGHEIRRIAEVTSVSSWGGVSVGALYRELRTMDEGGLVESVRTEQVGRRPARTVYRITSSGEGELRELREQAVTQVHHGTDPFGVALLFTRTSELPTLLELLERRREAVLTMRNDIESESRALREAGQIGPLDAAMFRRRVMQLDADLLWQDELDRTIAETVAAEQLAGEELPTGGTTGPTAEVSP from the coding sequence ATGGCTCTCGGGACCCTTCAGAACGTGGGACCACTCCACGGCCACGAGATCCGTCGCATTGCCGAAGTCACCAGCGTCAGCAGTTGGGGAGGCGTCAGCGTCGGCGCGCTCTACCGCGAGCTGCGCACGATGGACGAAGGCGGCCTGGTCGAATCCGTCCGCACGGAACAGGTGGGCAGACGCCCCGCCAGGACCGTCTACCGGATCACCTCGTCGGGAGAGGGGGAACTGCGCGAGCTGCGCGAGCAGGCGGTCACCCAGGTGCACCACGGAACGGATCCGTTCGGCGTCGCACTCCTCTTCACACGCACCAGCGAACTGCCGACCCTTCTCGAGCTGCTGGAGCGACGCCGCGAAGCCGTCCTGACCATGCGCAACGACATCGAGTCGGAGAGCCGGGCGCTGCGCGAGGCCGGCCAGATCGGACCGCTCGACGCCGCGATGTTCCGGCGCAGGGTGATGCAGCTCGACGCGGACCTGCTCTGGCAGGACGAACTCGACCGGACGATCGCGGAGACGGTCGCAGCCGAACAACTCGCCGGCGAGGAGCTTCCCACCGGCGGGACCACCGGACCCACAGCGGAGGTATCACCGTGA